A DNA window from Brassica napus cultivar Da-Ae chromosome A4, Da-Ae, whole genome shotgun sequence contains the following coding sequences:
- the LOC125608114 gene encoding uncharacterized protein LOC125608114: MESSLGFMAVFAVSGSVVFLASQFHKRLLSDYMDKFEFEIRSRENVVMKKKVRFAADVVEPSGNNKEYRRRHSSKAKFDKQSKMAAIV, encoded by the exons ATGGAGAGTTCTTTAGGTTTCATGGCGGTTTTCGCCGTCTCAGGGAGCGTCGTGTTCCTCGCGAGTCAATTCCACAAGCGTCTCCTCTCCGATTACATGGACAAGTTCGAATTCGAAATCC GATCGAGGGAGAATgtggtgatgaagaagaaggtgagATTCGCGGCGGATGTGGTGGAGCCGTCCGGGAACAACAAAGAGTATCGCCGGAGACACTCTTCCAAGGCTAAATTCGATAAGCAATCGAAGATGGCGGCAATTGTTTGA
- the LOC125608132 gene encoding secreted RxLR effector protein 161-like → MKHCLRYLQGTTSLGLIFERSTPGIPKLIGYSDSSQNVDMDDGRSTGGHIFYLGRSLITWSSSKQDTVALSSCEAEFMAGTEAAKHAIWLQELLSEVTEQPVEKVLIRIDNQSAIALTKNPECIEKGQVDVEHVSGKMQKADILTKALEGSSLEK, encoded by the exons ATGAAACACTGTCTCAGATATCTTCAAGGAACAACGTCACTTGGTCTTATCTTTGAACGATCAACACCTGGAATCCCAAAGCTCATTGGATACAGTGACAGTAGCCAAAACGTAGACATGGACGATGGAAGAAGTACCGGAGGTCACATCTTCTATCTTGGGAGAAGCTTGATCACGTGGAGCTCAAGCAAACAAGATACAGTTGCTCTGTCTTCGTGTGAAGCAGAGTTTATGGCCGGGACAGAGGCAGCAAAGCATGCCATATGGTTACAAGAGCTATTGAGTGAAGTTACAGAGCAGCCTGTCGAGAAAGTGTTGATCCGAATAGACAATCAGTCTGCGATTGCTCTCACCAAGAATCCG GAGTGCATTGAGAAGGGACAAGTCGACGTGGAACATGTCTCAGGAAAAATGCAAAAAGCTGATATCCTAACTAAAGCACTTGAAGGATCAAGTTTAGAGAAATGA
- the LOC125608117 gene encoding ATP synthase subunit d, mitochondrial, which produces MSGAGKKVADVAFKASRTIDWEGMAKVLVTDEARREFSNLRRAFDEVNTQLQTKFSQEPEPIDWDFYRKGIGSGIVDMYKEAYDSVEIPKYVDNVTPEYKPKFDALLVELKEAEQKSLKESERLEKEIIDVQEISKKLSTMTADEYFEKHPELKKKFDDEIRNDYWGY; this is translated from the exons ATGAGCGGAGCCGGGAAGAAAGTGGCGGATGTGGCGTTCAAAGCGTCGAGGACAATAGATTGGGAAGGGATGGCAAAGGTCCTTGTCACCGATGAGGCTCGAAGAGAGTTCTCTAACCTCCGTCGCGCTTTCGACGAGGTCAACACTCAGCTCCAAACCAAGTTCAGCCAG GAGCCTGAACCCATTGATTGGGATTTTTACAGAAAGGGTATTGGCTCTGGCATTGTTGACATGTACAAGGAAGCTTACGACA GCGTTGAGATTCCCAAGTACGTGGACAATGTTACCCCTGAATACAAGCCAAAGTTTGATGCTTTG TTGGTGGAACTGAAAGAAGCAGAACAGAAATCTCTCAAGGAGTCTGAACGGCTAGAGAAAGAAATTATTGATGTCCAGGAGATAAGC AAAAAGCTCAGCACCATGACTGCAGATGAGTACTTTGAGAAGCACCCCGAACTCAAGAAGAAGTTTGATGACGAGATCCGGAACGACTACTGGGGATACTGA
- the LOC106445683 gene encoding protein IQ-DOMAIN 3, with translation MGKSWFAVVKKAFTPRPKQTKDEQKPHKAKKWFGKSKKLDVTTPGVAGSLPSNTLCVAREAKLKEIEEEQSRHAYSVAVATAAAADAAVAAAQAAAEVVRLTAVSRFPGKSKEDIAAIKIQTAFRGYMARRALRALRGLVRLNSLVQGKGVRRQATSTLQSMQTLARLQYQIRERRLRLSEDKQACARKLQQKHNKDFSKIGGNWDDSTLSRERVEANMLNKQVATMRREKALAYAYTHQNTWKGSSISQTFMDPNNPHWGWSWLERWMAARPNENQSVTLTPDTADKTSSAANSVASRARSEIIPRGRKPSPKRITPPSSRRMSSPGVRQAPSGDEDSKSRLSIQSEQPGNRRHSIGGSLPSTRDDESSITSSSVSQSVPGYMALTQAAKARARLSNLSPLGSEKTAKKRLSFSDSPNKTVRRFSGPPKLESSGNNKNKDSVLA, from the exons atggGTAAGAGTTGGTTTGCTGTTGTGAAGAAGGCCTTCACTCCCagaccaaaacaaacaaaagatgAACAG AAGCCACATAAGGCCAAGAAGTGGTTTGGTAAATCCAAGAAGTTGGATGTTACCACTCCTGGTGTAGCTGGTTCCTTGCCTAGCAACACTCTTTGTGTTGCTAGAGAAGCGAAACTAAAGGAGATCGAGGAGGAACAGAGCAGACATGCTTACTCTGTGGCTGTTGCAACTGCTGCTGCCGCAGATGCAGCTGTTGCAGCCGCTCAAGCTGCAGCTGAAGTCGTTCGTCTCACTGCAGTATCACGTTTCCCTGGGAAATCAAAGGAAGATATTGCTGCTATCAAGATTCAGACAGCATTTAGAGGTTATATG GCAAGGAGAGCGTTGCGTGCGTTGAGAGGACTTGTGAGGCTAAATTCTCTAGTCCAAGGGAAAGGTGTAAGACGTCAAGCCACATCAACGTTGCAGAGCATGCAAACACTAGCTAGATTACAATATCAGATTCGTGAGAGGAGGCTCCGTTTGTCAGAGGATAAGCAGGCTTGTGCAAGAAAGCTCCAACAGAAACACAACAAAGATTTTTCTAAG ATTGGAGGAAACTGGGATGATAGCACACTGTCTAGGGAGAGAGTTGAAGCAAACATGTTGAACAAGCAAGTAGCAACTATGAGAAGAGAAAAAGCACTTGCATATGCATACACTCATCAG AATACGTGGAAAGGCTCATCTATTTCACAAACATTCATGGATCCGAACAACCCGCATTGGGGTTGGAGCTGGCTAGAACGTTGGATGGCTGCACGACCAAACGAAAACCAGTCAGTCACACTCACACCAGACACCGCTGACAAAACCTCTTCTGCTGCGAATAGTGTAGCAAGCCGTGCCAGGTCTGAGATAATCCCACGCGGCAGAAAGCCTTCACCAAAACGAATCACACCACCAAGTAGTCGAAGAATGTCGAGCCCTGGAGTGAGGCAAGCCCCAAGTGGGGATGAAGACTCCAAGAGCAGGTTGAGTATCCAATCAGAACAGCCTGGCAACCGTAGGCATAGCATTGGCGGGTCATTGCCATCCACTAGAGACGATGAGAGTAGTATCACTAGTAGTAGTGTCTCTCAGTCAGTTCCGGGCTACATGGCGCTTACACAAGCAGCTAAAGCGAGAGCACGGCTCTCAAACCTTAGTCCTTTAGGGTCAGAGAAGACTGCGAAAAAGCGGCTTTCGTTCTCTGACTCTCCTAATAAGACTGTAAGACGGTTTTCAGGTCCCCCTAAGCTGGAAAGCAGTggtaacaataaaaataaagatagtGTTCTTGCTTAA